One genomic segment of Theobroma cacao cultivar B97-61/B2 chromosome 6, Criollo_cocoa_genome_V2, whole genome shotgun sequence includes these proteins:
- the LOC18595855 gene encoding auxin-responsive protein IAA1 translates to MSPENDAAGLNFEATELTLGLPGKSKVTSDGEAKSGTKRGFLETVDLNLGDKKCGQSQTDVQEAAKSSPVSKAQVVGWPPVRALRKNAMKSCKYVKVAVDGAPYLRKVDLEMYNSYQQLLSSLEDMFSCFTIRNCLNEKKIVDQVNGLEYVPTYEDKDGDWMLVGDVPWQMFVDSCKRLRLMKSSEAIGLAPRTPPKCSSTT, encoded by the exons ATGTCACCGGAAAATGATGCCGCCGGCTTGAATTTCGAGGCTACCGAGTTGACTTTGGGGTTGCCTGGAAAGTCTAAGGTAACATCAGATGGTGAAGCTAAGTCGGGCACCAAACGTGGATTTCTGGAAACCGTTGATCTAAACCTCGGTGACAAAAAGTGTGGTCAGTCCCAGACTGATGTTCAAGAAGCCGCTAAGTCTTCTCCTGTTTCAAA GGCACAAGTGGTGGGTTGGCCGCCGGTGAGAGCGTTGAGAAAGAATGCAATGAAGAGTTGCAAATATGTGAAGGTGGCAGTCGATGGAGCTCCATATTTAAGGAAAGTTGATCTTGAGATGTACAATAGCTATCAGCAGCTGCTAAGTTCCCTTGAAGACATGTTCTCATGTTTCACCATAA GGAACTGTTTGAATGAGAAGAAAATAGTAGACCAAGTGAATGGACTTGAGTATGTGCCGACATACGAGGACAAGGATGGAGACTGGATGTTGGTTGGAGATGTACCATGGCA AATGTTTGTTGACTCATGCAAACGCCTAAGGCTGATGAAAAGCTCAGAGGCAATTGGATTAG CACCAAGGACACCTCCAAAATGCTCAAGCACAACTTAA